TTGTCGAGTATCTGGGCCTGGATAGCCTTTTTAGCGGCCTGACGCCGAATGTTTCGTCATACCCGGCCTGCGCAAGGTACGCGGCGGCCGCGGGAGTGACAATAATGCCGATGTTCTTTTTGGCAAGCCTTTCCTCCACATTTTCATCTGCAGCCACGCCACGCCGGCTATCTACTCCCGGTCCAGTTTGTGGAAAATAATGGTGTCGTACAGCCTGCTTAAAAACTCATAGATAATACCTGCGGCAGGCAAGTCATGGTTTTACATGCTCATAAAAATATACTTGACTATAAACTTAGATAGCAGCATATATTTAATCATGAGACATAAACAATTGTCCCTTCGGGAAAAGAAGTTCGCCAGAACCAAGCAAAAACTGCTGGATGCGGCGCTGGCCCTTATGGCGCAAAAACCACTGGAAGAAGTGACCGTCGCCGAAATATGCCATGCGGCGGAGGTCTCATACGCCACCTTCTTCAACTATTTCGCCAGAAAAACAGACCTGCTTGTTTATTTCATCCAGCTTTGGAGCGTGGAAGTTTCATGGCGCGCAAGGATGACCTACGAAGAAGGTGGGGGGAGCGTTGCGGCCATCGAGGCGATTTTCGCCCATACCGCCAGCCTTTGCGAGAAAAACCCGGAGGTGATGGAGGAGATCGTCGCGTTCCAGTCCCGAAAAAGGAACATGGAAAACATCTCGGCCATTCCTCTCACCATTGCGGAAAAAGCACTCCGGTTCCCCCAGATCGAAGATTTCCAGGAATTGGGGGACTTGGGATTGGAATCGGTATTGCCCCCCCTCATCAAAACGGCCATCGCTAATGGCGAACTTCCCTCCGGGGCGGATGTGGACGGGATTATGCTTTCGCTGGCGGTGATATTCCTTGGAACGCCGGTGGTTGTGGCGTCCCACAGGATGATAGGGCTTGGCGAGGCTTACAAACGGCAGTTGGCGCTCCTATGGACGGGGGCACGTGGGCGCCACGCCGGGAATATATAGGAGGATCGAAAATGAATGCGCTCACGGAGGTTGATGATGGGAGGTTTTCACTTTCAAACAAGGGATTTCATTTAACGCTTCTGGCAGGGGGGGCGTTGTTGTTCCTTTCCATGTACCGGTTTAGCGCCCAGGAACTGGCGTGGGTGGCGTTCGCCCCTTTCCTTGTGGCAATGACCGCCCGGAGCGACTTTAAAGGGCATTTATGGCTGCTTTTTTATCTGACCATTGCCATGAACCTGACTGTGGCGAAAATAATCTCTCCTCCGGTGATCCTGCCGGTCCCTCTTTTCGCTGTCCCGGCGGCGGTCTATGTATTCGCGGGAATATCTCTCACCGCCGCCATATCAAGACGGCTGGGCGTCCGGTGGGGGATATACTTCTTC
This region of Nitrospinota bacterium genomic DNA includes:
- a CDS encoding TetR/AcrR family transcriptional regulator, with amino-acid sequence MRHKQLSLREKKFARTKQKLLDAALALMAQKPLEEVTVAEICHAAEVSYATFFNYFARKTDLLVYFIQLWSVEVSWRARMTYEEGGGSVAAIEAIFAHTASLCEKNPEVMEEIVAFQSRKRNMENISAIPLTIAEKALRFPQIEDFQELGDLGLESVLPPLIKTAIANGELPSGADVDGIMLSLAVIFLGTPVVVASHRMIGLGEAYKRQLALLWTGARGRHAGNI